The following coding sequences lie in one Kingella potus genomic window:
- a CDS encoding RNA methyltransferase: MTPTAPDYLNNISIILTRSSHPANIGSAARAMKTMGLTRLVLVAPNLMATPMTPEPPVFDPQNPQSFRLPEESYILASGAADVLRCARITATLGEALADTVISCALTGRKRELTAALQTPRQLTPEILHTARAGRQAALVFGNETFGLSIEEVQSCNRLLTIAGNPAYSSLNLAQAVQVACYEIYSQTEADLSHLIPPKHPATHSQIDGMTAHMAELMDEIGFFRRRNGERIVRRLHNLFSRAAPETEDIDLLRGFFNTVGKRLKDRRG, translated from the coding sequence ATGACACCCACCGCTCCCGACTATCTCAACAATATCAGCATCATCCTTACCCGCAGCAGCCATCCCGCCAACATCGGTTCCGCCGCCCGCGCCATGAAAACCATGGGGCTGACCCGCCTCGTCCTTGTCGCCCCGAATCTGATGGCCACCCCGATGACCCCCGAGCCGCCCGTCTTCGACCCGCAAAATCCGCAATCCTTCCGCCTGCCCGAAGAAAGCTACATCCTTGCCTCCGGTGCCGCCGACGTGCTCCGCTGCGCCCGCATCACCGCCACACTCGGCGAAGCCCTGGCCGACACCGTCATCAGCTGCGCCCTCACCGGCCGCAAACGCGAACTGACCGCCGCCCTGCAAACCCCGCGCCAGCTTACCCCCGAAATCCTGCACACCGCCCGCGCAGGCAGGCAGGCCGCCCTTGTCTTCGGCAACGAAACCTTCGGCCTGAGCATAGAAGAAGTGCAAAGCTGCAACCGCCTGCTGACCATCGCCGGCAATCCAGCCTACTCCTCGCTCAACCTCGCCCAAGCCGTGCAGGTTGCCTGCTACGAAATATACAGCCAGACCGAAGCCGACCTCTCCCACCTTATCCCGCCGAAACACCCCGCCACCCACAGCCAAATCGACGGCATGACCGCCCACATGGCGGAGCTGATGGACGAAATCGGCTTCTTCCGCCGCCGCAACGGAGAACGCATCGTCCGCCGCCTGCACAACCTGTTTTCCCGCGCCGCGCCCGAAACCGAAGACATCGACCTGCTGCGCGGCTTCTTCAACACGGTGGGCAAACGGCTCAAAGACAGGCGCGGATAA
- a CDS encoding carbohydrate kinase family protein: MKISSFGEVLWDDFPDGKVLGGAPLNVLVRLSALGADCAIVSRRGNDEDGEELLRRIAAKNVATHLIQTDPEHATGLVKVSINHDGSGSYDIVYPCAWDKIDVSAEALAHVAASDALVYGSLSSRDEASRAALDALLEAARFKVFDVNLRKPHYRPERVCELMRRSDLVKLNDDELYELAAFLGSPYHGLEQNLRYLAQAVGAPHLCVTLGAHGAIYYCNGQTHVHHGYRVKMADTVGAGDNFLAGFVYKLLCGANPEDTLAFACAWGALAASRHGATPELSLADVEELMQSERK; encoded by the coding sequence ATGAAAATCAGCAGCTTCGGCGAAGTGCTGTGGGACGATTTTCCCGACGGAAAAGTGTTGGGCGGTGCGCCGCTCAACGTATTGGTGCGCCTGAGTGCGCTGGGTGCGGACTGTGCGATTGTCAGCCGCAGGGGCAATGATGAAGACGGCGAAGAACTGTTGCGCCGCATCGCCGCCAAAAACGTTGCCACCCACCTCATCCAAACCGACCCCGAACACGCCACCGGCCTTGTGAAGGTGTCCATCAACCATGACGGCAGCGGCTCCTACGACATCGTCTATCCCTGTGCGTGGGACAAAATCGACGTATCCGCCGAAGCCCTGGCCCACGTCGCCGCTTCCGACGCGCTGGTGTACGGCAGCCTTTCCTCGCGCGACGAAGCCTCCCGCGCCGCCCTAGACGCGCTGCTCGAAGCCGCCCGTTTCAAAGTATTCGATGTGAATCTGCGCAAGCCGCACTACCGGCCGGAGCGCGTGTGCGAACTGATGCGCCGCTCCGATTTGGTCAAGCTAAACGACGACGAATTGTACGAACTGGCTGCTTTCCTCGGCTCGCCCTATCACGGCCTCGAACAAAACCTGCGCTACCTCGCCCAAGCCGTAGGTGCGCCGCACCTCTGCGTTACCCTGGGCGCACACGGCGCAATCTATTATTGCAACGGCCAAACCCACGTCCACCACGGCTACCGCGTAAAAATGGCCGACACCGTGGGCGCGGGCGACAACTTCCTTGCCGGCTTCGTCTATAAGCTCCTTTGTGGCGCAAACCCAGAAGACACGCTCGCCTTTGCCTGCGCCTGGGGCGCACTCGCTGCCTCCCGCCACGGGGCAACGCCGGAATTGTCGCTGGCGGATGTGGAAGAGTTGATGCAGTCCGAAAGAAAATAG
- a CDS encoding integrase core domain-containing protein, protein MNIHKNTRLVPHDRQAIWLAYTQNKESVTSLAQRFMVSRTTIYRVLKAARVQLLVPQNSTNNRFKQAYYGMRRLAKVERAIQERLKKQAKRYNKSYPGEMVHVDTKRLPLLKGQRVSDKRDYLFVAIDDFSRELYAAILPDKTANSAAVFLNEHVIKPCPYLIECIYSDNGSEYKGAANHAFGVACFENGINQKFTRPARPQTNGKAERVIRTIMEMWHDKQQFDSPSHRQKELCRFVNFYNTVKPHSSLKGDTPFEVLQAYFSQPVV, encoded by the coding sequence ATGAACATCCACAAAAACACCCGCCTCGTCCCACACGACCGCCAAGCCATCTGGCTCGCCTACACACAGAACAAAGAAAGCGTTACTTCATTAGCACAACGCTTTATGGTCAGCCGTACCACCATCTATCGTGTGCTCAAAGCCGCACGAGTCCAATTACTTGTGCCGCAGAACAGCACCAACAATCGCTTCAAGCAGGCCTATTACGGAATGCGCCGTTTAGCCAAAGTGGAACGCGCCATCCAAGAGAGGCTTAAAAAACAAGCCAAACGCTACAACAAGTCTTATCCCGGCGAGATGGTTCATGTAGACACCAAACGCCTGCCGTTGCTCAAAGGGCAGAGAGTTAGCGACAAACGCGATTACCTGTTTGTTGCCATTGATGACTTCTCACGAGAGCTATACGCGGCTATCTTGCCCGACAAAACGGCAAACAGTGCCGCCGTGTTTCTTAATGAACACGTTATCAAACCCTGTCCGTATCTAATTGAATGCATCTATTCGGACAACGGCAGCGAGTACAAAGGTGCAGCCAATCATGCGTTTGGCGTTGCCTGTTTTGAGAACGGCATCAATCAGAAGTTTACCCGTCCTGCCCGTCCGCAGACCAACGGCAAAGCCGAAAGGGTAATACGGACGATTATGGAGATGTGGCACGACAAACAGCAGTTTGACAGCCCTAGTCATCGGCAGAAAGAGCTGTGCCGCTTTGTGAATTTCTACAATACCGTGAAGCCGCACAGCAGCCTGAAAGGGGATACGCCTTTTGAGGTGTTGCAGGCTTATTTTTCCCAACCTGTTGTGTAA
- the tyrS gene encoding tyrosine--tRNA ligase, which yields MTSVIQDLQLRGLIAQTTDIEELDKLLNENKIRLYCGFDPTADSLHIGHLLPVLVLRRFQQAGHTPIALVGGATGMIGDPSFKAAERSLNSAETVKGWVEKIRAQLEPFLSFAGDNAAIMANNADWFAAMNCLDFLRDIGKHFSVNAMLNKESVKQRIDRDDAGISFTEFAYTLLQSYDFAELNRRHGAVLQIGGSDQWGNITNGIDLTRRLYRQQVYGLTMPLVTKADGTKFGKTEGGAVWLSAEKTSPYQFYQFWLKVADADVYKFLKYFTFLSVEEIDAIEAKDQASGAKPEAQRILAEEMTRLIHGEEALKAAQRISESLFAEDQSSLTESDFAQLALDGLPAFEVSDGLNVVEALVKTGLAQSNKEARGFVNGKAVWLNGRPAEQNNANPPADKPDDAFMLTDAHKRFGKYTILRRGKRNHALLVWK from the coding sequence ATGACATCCGTTATCCAAGACCTCCAATTGCGCGGGCTGATCGCGCAAACCACTGATATTGAAGAACTCGACAAGCTGCTGAACGAAAACAAAATCCGGCTTTACTGCGGCTTCGACCCCACCGCCGACAGCCTGCACATCGGCCATCTTCTGCCCGTACTCGTTTTGCGCCGCTTCCAGCAGGCGGGGCATACCCCCATTGCGCTGGTGGGCGGTGCTACCGGCATGATCGGCGACCCGAGTTTCAAAGCGGCGGAGCGCAGCCTGAACAGCGCGGAAACCGTTAAAGGCTGGGTGGAAAAAATACGCGCCCAGCTTGAGCCGTTTTTGAGTTTCGCGGGAGATAACGCCGCGATCATGGCGAACAATGCCGACTGGTTTGCCGCCATGAACTGCCTGGATTTCCTGCGCGACATCGGCAAGCATTTTTCAGTGAATGCCATGCTCAACAAAGAATCGGTAAAACAGCGCATCGACCGCGACGATGCGGGCATTTCGTTTACCGAGTTTGCCTACACCCTGCTGCAAAGCTACGACTTTGCCGAACTCAACCGCCGCCACGGCGCGGTGCTGCAAATCGGCGGCTCCGACCAATGGGGCAACATTACCAACGGCATCGACCTGACCCGCCGCCTGTACCGGCAGCAGGTATACGGCCTGACCATGCCGCTGGTTACCAAAGCCGACGGCACCAAATTCGGCAAAACCGAAGGCGGTGCGGTGTGGTTGAGTGCGGAAAAAACCTCGCCCTACCAGTTTTACCAATTCTGGCTGAAAGTAGCCGATGCCGATGTGTATAAGTTCCTGAAATACTTTACGTTCTTATCGGTTGAAGAAATCGATGCCATTGAAGCGAAAGACCAAGCCAGCGGCGCAAAACCCGAAGCGCAGCGCATTTTGGCCGAAGAAATGACCCGTCTGATTCACGGAGAAGAAGCCCTCAAGGCCGCGCAGCGCATTTCCGAGAGCCTGTTTGCCGAAGACCAAAGCAGCCTGACCGAATCGGACTTTGCCCAGCTTGCCCTTGACGGACTGCCCGCGTTTGAAGTTTCAGACGGCCTGAATGTTGTCGAAGCACTTGTCAAAACCGGACTGGCGCAATCCAACAAAGAAGCGCGCGGCTTTGTGAACGGCAAAGCGGTATGGCTCAACGGCCGGCCCGCCGAGCAAAACAACGCCAATCCGCCTGCCGACAAACCAGACGATGCCTTTATGCTTACCGATGCGCACAAACGCTTCGGCAAATACACCATCCTGCGGCGCGGCAAACGCAATCACGCGCTGCTGGTGTGGAAGTAA
- a CDS encoding alpha/beta fold hydrolase: MNGHILLLHGIHMHAWIMFPFARLLEKQGFAVETFGYYSVWQTHERHTAALADTVCGFFRRHPDTPLHLVGHSLGGLVLRRFAAAHPDLVRGRIVTLGTPHSGSAAAEAVRSWGAGVPLLGGAYRQMLDGNLPPLPAGVELGSIAGSKPMGVGRIFGLHGANDGTVAVAETRFDGMAGHIVLPVSHTGMLADEGAAAQTAAFLRHGRFAPEEAV, from the coding sequence ATGAACGGACACATTTTGCTGCTGCACGGCATCCATATGCACGCCTGGATTATGTTTCCTTTTGCCCGCCTGTTGGAAAAACAGGGCTTTGCCGTGGAAACCTTCGGCTATTACAGCGTGTGGCAGACGCACGAGCGGCACACCGCCGCGCTGGCCGATACCGTGTGCGGCTTTTTCAGACGGCATCCCGACACACCGCTGCACCTGGTCGGACACAGCCTGGGCGGCCTTGTCCTGCGCCGTTTTGCCGCCGCACATCCCGATCTGGTGCGCGGCCGCATCGTTACCCTCGGCACGCCGCACAGCGGCAGTGCGGCGGCCGAAGCCGTCCGCTCATGGGGCGCGGGCGTGCCGCTGCTGGGCGGGGCATACCGGCAAATGCTCGACGGCAACCTGCCGCCCCTGCCCGCAGGCGTGGAGCTGGGCAGCATTGCGGGCAGCAAACCGATGGGCGTGGGGCGGATTTTCGGCCTGCACGGGGCAAACGACGGCACGGTGGCGGTGGCCGAAACCCGTTTCGACGGCATGGCCGGCCACATCGTACTGCCTGTTTCGCATACGGGGATGCTGGCCGACGAAGGCGCGGCGGCGCAGACGGCGGCTTTTTTGCGGCACGGGCGGTTTGCGCCGGAAGAGGCCGTCTGA
- a CDS encoding YeiH family protein, with protein MKKYSALAWQMPLLFAASLAFMALSEAPTLTEWGISPLTLAITGGMVLGNTLPAHRTALFSDGIAFSKSHLLRIGIMLYGFRLTLSQVLYVGWPALLADAAVVAGTMFLALRLGRRFGLDTDTAALVGAGSAVCGAAAVLAAQPVLKAQERDVGVAVATVVVFGTLAMFAYPLMAAALLPHDASAAAWFSWGIYTGATVHEVAQVAAAGAAVNPAVADVAVITKMIRVMLLAPLLLVLPFLQGGRKTGGFRLSLPWFVPAFLAAVVLNSLLPLSAPYHQALLRFDTLLLTTAMFALGLTTRWQAVRAAGIKPLLLAGILALWLMTGGGALAYIGYLLFK; from the coding sequence ATGAAGAAATATTCCGCCCTGGCCTGGCAGATGCCTTTACTCTTTGCCGCATCGCTGGCTTTTATGGCGCTTTCCGAAGCACCGACACTGACCGAATGGGGCATCAGCCCGCTCACGCTGGCCATCACGGGCGGCATGGTGTTGGGCAACACGCTGCCTGCGCACCGCACCGCTCTGTTTTCAGACGGCATCGCATTCAGCAAGTCGCACCTGCTGCGTATCGGCATCATGCTTTACGGCTTCAGGCTCACGCTCTCGCAAGTGCTGTATGTGGGCTGGCCGGCACTCTTGGCCGATGCTGCCGTGGTGGCCGGCACCATGTTTCTGGCGCTGCGTCTGGGGCGGCGTTTCGGCCTCGACACCGACACCGCCGCACTGGTCGGCGCAGGCAGCGCGGTATGCGGCGCGGCGGCGGTGCTGGCGGCGCAGCCCGTCCTCAAAGCCCAAGAGCGCGATGTCGGCGTGGCCGTGGCTACGGTTGTGGTGTTCGGCACGCTGGCCATGTTTGCCTACCCGCTGATGGCCGCCGCGCTGCTGCCGCACGACGCTTCGGCCGCCGCCTGGTTTTCATGGGGCATCTACACGGGCGCGACGGTGCACGAAGTGGCACAGGTGGCCGCCGCCGGTGCGGCCGTCAACCCTGCGGTGGCCGATGTGGCCGTGATTACCAAAATGATTCGGGTGATGCTGCTCGCCCCGCTGCTGCTGGTGCTGCCCTTTTTGCAGGGCGGCCGCAAAACCGGCGGCTTCAGGCTCTCGCTGCCGTGGTTTGTGCCCGCCTTTTTGGCCGCCGTAGTGCTCAACAGCCTGCTGCCCCTTAGTGCACCCTACCATCAGGCGCTGCTGCGTTTCGACACGCTGCTGCTGACCACGGCGATGTTTGCCCTGGGTCTGACCACACGCTGGCAGGCCGTGCGCGCGGCGGGCATCAAGCCGCTGCTGCTGGCCGGCATACTGGCCTTGTGGCTGATGACGGGCGGCGGCGCACTCGCCTACATCGGCTACCTGCTGTTCAAATAG
- a CDS encoding inositol monophosphatase family protein, translated as MNPFLNTAFKAARKAGDMMIRASKDLGSVRFDSKAFNDFVSDIDKMSETILTDALLEAYPQHKITAEEGGSRGNPRAEYEWIIDPLDGTTNYLHGHPQYAVSMALLHKGKIQEALVYAPERNDLYMASRGKGALLNDRRIRVSSRTELNQCLIGTGFPVVDQSITDSYLAILKDIFAKTAGARREGAASLDLCSLAASRFDAFFEFNLKPWDIAAGALIAQEAGAIVTDTEGEQGWLESGNIIAANPKVLAQILPIIAAHTKAV; from the coding sequence ATGAACCCCTTTCTCAATACCGCTTTCAAAGCCGCCCGCAAAGCCGGCGATATGATGATCCGTGCCTCGAAAGACCTCGGCAGCGTCCGTTTCGACAGCAAAGCGTTTAACGACTTTGTGTCCGACATCGACAAAATGTCCGAAACCATCCTGACCGACGCGCTGCTCGAAGCCTATCCCCAGCACAAAATTACTGCCGAAGAGGGCGGCAGCCGGGGCAATCCCCGCGCCGAATACGAATGGATTATCGACCCGCTCGACGGCACCACCAATTACCTGCACGGCCATCCGCAATATGCGGTTTCTATGGCTCTGCTGCACAAGGGCAAAATCCAGGAAGCCCTCGTCTACGCTCCCGAGCGCAACGATCTCTACATGGCTTCGCGCGGCAAGGGCGCGCTGCTCAACGACCGCCGCATCCGCGTTTCAAGCCGCACCGAGCTGAACCAGTGCCTGATCGGCACCGGCTTTCCCGTTGTCGATCAAAGCATCACAGACAGCTATCTCGCCATTTTGAAAGACATCTTCGCCAAAACCGCCGGCGCAAGGCGCGAAGGCGCGGCTTCTTTGGATTTGTGTTCCCTGGCGGCCAGCCGTTTCGATGCGTTTTTCGAATTCAACCTGAAGCCGTGGGACATCGCGGCCGGCGCACTCATCGCCCAAGAGGCCGGCGCAATCGTTACCGACACCGAGGGCGAGCAGGGCTGGCTGGAAAGCGGCAATATCATCGCCGCCAATCCGAAAGTGCTGGCGCAGATTTTGCCGATCATTGCCGCGCATACCAAGGCCGTCTGA
- the ychF gene encoding redox-regulated ATPase YchF, whose translation MSLKCGIVGLPNVGKSTLFNALTQSGIEAANYPFCTIEPNVGIVEVPDPRMDALAEIVKPQKMQPAIVEFVDIAGLVAGASKGEGLGNQFLANIRETDAIVNVVRCFDDDNIVHVSGKVDPIADIETIGTELALADLAGVEKAITREGKRAKSGDKDAQKLLALCEKLLPHLNEGKPVRSLGLDAEELALLKPLFLLTAKPAMYVSNVAEDGFENNPHLDRLKELAARENAPVVAVCAAMESEIAELEDSEKAEFLAEMGLEEPGLNRLIRAGYDLLGLQTYFTAGVKEVRAWTIHKGDTAPQAAGVIHTDFERGFIRAQVIAYNDFVSLGGEAKAKEAGKMRVEGKEYVVQDGDVMHFLFNV comes from the coding sequence ATGAGTTTGAAATGCGGCATCGTCGGCCTGCCCAACGTCGGCAAATCCACACTCTTCAACGCCCTCACCCAATCAGGCATCGAAGCGGCCAACTACCCCTTCTGCACCATCGAACCCAACGTCGGCATCGTCGAAGTGCCCGACCCGCGCATGGACGCGCTGGCCGAGATCGTCAAGCCGCAGAAAATGCAGCCGGCCATCGTTGAGTTCGTCGACATTGCCGGCCTCGTTGCAGGCGCAAGCAAAGGCGAAGGCCTGGGCAACCAGTTTCTCGCCAACATCCGCGAAACCGATGCCATCGTCAACGTCGTACGCTGCTTCGACGACGACAACATCGTCCACGTTTCCGGCAAAGTCGACCCCATTGCCGACATCGAAACCATAGGCACCGAGCTGGCGTTGGCAGACTTGGCCGGCGTCGAAAAAGCCATCACCCGCGAAGGCAAACGCGCCAAATCAGGCGACAAAGACGCACAAAAACTGCTTGCCCTGTGCGAAAAACTGCTGCCGCACCTCAACGAAGGCAAACCCGTGCGCTCCCTCGGCCTCGACGCAGAAGAACTCGCCCTGCTCAAACCCCTGTTCCTGCTCACCGCCAAACCCGCCATGTATGTCAGCAACGTGGCCGAAGACGGCTTTGAAAACAACCCCCACCTCGACCGCCTAAAAGAACTGGCCGCACGCGAAAACGCCCCCGTCGTCGCCGTATGCGCCGCAATGGAGAGCGAAATCGCCGAGTTGGAAGACAGCGAAAAAGCCGAATTCCTCGCCGAAATGGGCTTGGAAGAGCCCGGCCTCAACCGCCTCATCCGCGCAGGCTACGACCTGCTCGGCCTGCAAACCTACTTCACCGCCGGCGTAAAAGAAGTCCGCGCCTGGACCATACACAAAGGCGACACCGCCCCGCAGGCCGCAGGCGTGATCCACACCGACTTCGAACGCGGCTTCATCCGCGCCCAAGTCATCGCCTATAACGACTTCGTCTCACTCGGCGGCGAAGCCAAAGCCAAAGAAGCCGGCAAAATGCGCGTCGAAGGCAAAGAGTATGTAGTGCAGGACGGCGATGTGATGCACTTTTTGTTTAATGTATAA
- a CDS encoding ATP-grasp domain-containing protein, with amino-acid sequence MLAITTCRTYPQPPQNLLPLAQILNQNAIPARFCIWQDYPREPFLLPLCAWDYAAEPDAFAQWVEGSAARGQRFANPPELILWNMDKRYLCDLAAWGAEVIPGVYAPAEAESILRTIRENGWDEAVVKPAVGQSGGGVVRIRAGDPPRTWTACPQGVIVQPYIRDIETAGETSLVFFDGAFSHAVCRRPPQGEWRANSAYGVEILQAAPSDSVVAAARKVLDLLPHIPAYARVDGTLVGGRLLLNELELIEPALYLHTQEGAAERFAEVLARRIQAV; translated from the coding sequence ATGCTTGCCATCACTACCTGCCGCACCTACCCGCAGCCGCCGCAAAACCTGCTGCCGCTGGCGCAAATCCTGAATCAGAACGCCATACCTGCCCGCTTTTGCATTTGGCAGGATTATCCGCGCGAGCCGTTTCTGCTGCCCTTGTGCGCGTGGGACTACGCCGCAGAGCCGGACGCGTTCGCGCAATGGGTGGAAGGCTCCGCAGCACGCGGACAGCGGTTTGCCAACCCGCCCGAGCTCATACTCTGGAATATGGACAAACGCTACCTCTGCGATTTGGCCGCATGGGGCGCGGAAGTGATTCCCGGCGTTTATGCGCCGGCGGAAGCGGAAAGCATCCTCCGCACCATACGGGAAAACGGCTGGGACGAAGCCGTGGTCAAGCCCGCAGTCGGCCAGAGCGGCGGCGGCGTGGTGCGCATCCGTGCCGGCGATCCGCCGCGCACTTGGACGGCCTGTCCGCAGGGCGTGATCGTCCAGCCCTATATCCGCGACATCGAAACGGCGGGCGAAACCTCGCTGGTGTTTTTCGACGGCGCGTTCAGCCATGCCGTATGCCGCCGCCCGCCGCAGGGGGAATGGCGCGCCAATTCGGCCTACGGCGTGGAAATCCTGCAAGCCGCGCCGTCCGACAGCGTGGTTGCCGCCGCCCGCAAAGTGTTGGATCTGCTGCCGCACATCCCCGCCTATGCACGCGTGGACGGCACGCTGGTCGGCGGCAGGCTGCTTCTGAACGAGCTGGAGCTGATCGAACCCGCGCTGTATCTGCACACGCAAGAGGGCGCGGCGGAACGTTTTGCGGAAGTGTTGGCACGGCGGATACAGGCCGTCTGA
- a CDS encoding L-lactate permease, with protein sequence MSILLSILPILLLVVLMVGLKMSGDKSALLALAAAALVAVFAVPNMDGFGTLPQGYSAAYVGWAFVEGVLKAVFPILIIILMALFSYNVLLESKQIEVIKQQFISISGDKRLQVLLIVWGFGGLLEGMAGFGTAVAIPAAILIGLGFKPAFSALVSLIGNSVATGFGAVGVPVVTLAKEVFGTEVTAAQTHAIAGDTVIQLSALMFLVPFVILFLTDRSRKYLVSNIILSAIVGGLSLAVQFCAAYFIGAETPAILGSIACIVFIVAYAKITEGGRGGSFTWAQIGRAWAVYGFILLFIILASPLSGPLSAFLKSTLVSKIHLPIYAEGKTFNFGWLSNAGLMLFLGAFIGGLVQGVKAGKLMSILGTTTVKMKASATTIISLVAMSAIMSHSGMINVIAHALVAATGGLYPLFAPLVGAIGTFATGSDTSSNILFGKLQATVADQIHVDKSWLAAANTAGATGGKIISPQSIAIAAAACDQQGQEGAFLRAAIPYALGYVVIAGITVYCFGWLAL encoded by the coding sequence ATGAGTATTCTGCTTTCGATCCTGCCCATCCTGCTGCTGGTGGTGCTGATGGTAGGCCTGAAAATGAGCGGCGACAAAAGCGCGCTCCTGGCTTTGGCTGCGGCCGCGCTGGTGGCGGTGTTTGCCGTACCGAATATGGACGGCTTCGGCACGCTGCCGCAGGGCTATTCCGCCGCCTATGTCGGCTGGGCGTTCGTCGAAGGGGTGCTCAAAGCGGTGTTCCCCATCCTAATCATCATCCTGATGGCGCTGTTCAGCTACAACGTGCTGCTGGAAAGCAAACAGATTGAAGTGATTAAGCAGCAGTTCATCAGCATTTCCGGCGACAAGCGTTTGCAGGTGCTGCTGATTGTATGGGGCTTCGGCGGCCTGTTGGAAGGCATGGCGGGCTTCGGCACGGCGGTGGCGATTCCGGCGGCGATTCTGATCGGGCTGGGCTTCAAGCCGGCTTTTTCCGCGCTGGTCTCCCTAATCGGCAACAGCGTGGCCACAGGCTTCGGCGCGGTGGGCGTGCCGGTGGTAACGCTGGCCAAAGAAGTGTTCGGCACGGAAGTAACCGCCGCGCAGACCCATGCCATAGCGGGCGACACCGTCATCCAGCTTTCCGCGCTGATGTTCCTGGTGCCGTTTGTGATTCTGTTTCTGACCGACCGCAGCCGCAAATATCTGGTTTCCAACATCATCCTCTCCGCCATAGTCGGCGGGCTTTCGCTGGCGGTGCAGTTTTGCGCGGCCTACTTCATCGGCGCGGAAACGCCGGCGATTTTGGGCAGCATCGCCTGTATCGTCTTTATTGTGGCCTACGCGAAAATCACCGAAGGCGGCAGGGGCGGCAGCTTCACTTGGGCGCAGATCGGCAGGGCGTGGGCGGTGTACGGCTTCATCCTGCTGTTTATCATCCTCGCCAGCCCGCTTTCCGGCCCGCTCAGCGCGTTTCTGAAATCGACGCTGGTGAGCAAAATCCACCTGCCGATTTACGCCGAAGGCAAAACCTTCAACTTCGGCTGGCTGTCCAACGCCGGCCTGATGCTGTTTCTCGGCGCGTTTATCGGCGGGCTGGTGCAGGGCGTGAAAGCGGGCAAACTGATGTCGATCCTCGGCACCACCACCGTCAAAATGAAAGCCTCGGCCACCACCATCATCAGCCTGGTTGCCATGAGCGCGATCATGAGCCACAGCGGCATGATTAATGTGATTGCCCACGCGCTGGTGGCCGCCACAGGCGGGCTGTATCCGCTGTTTGCCCCGCTGGTGGGCGCAATCGGCACTTTTGCCACCGGCAGCGACACCTCTTCCAATATTCTGTTCGGCAAACTGCAAGCCACCGTGGCCGACCAGATTCATGTCGATAAAAGCTGGCTGGCCGCCGCCAACACCGCAGGCGCGACCGGCGGCAAAATCATCTCGCCGCAGAGCATCGCCATCGCCGCCGCCGCCTGCGACCAGCAGGGACAGGAAGGCGCGTTCCTGCGTGCGGCCATCCCCTACGCGCTGGGCTATGTCGTCATCGCGGGGATTACGGTGTACTGCTTCGGCTGGCTGGCCTTGTAA